The Arachis hypogaea cultivar Tifrunner chromosome 14, arahy.Tifrunner.gnm2.J5K5, whole genome shotgun sequence genome has a segment encoding these proteins:
- the LOC112744362 gene encoding pentatricopeptide repeat-containing protein At1g71460, chloroplastic: MAASLSLQLHSFPPNPTSPSPSSNTKITFQLFNFKPPLPKKPHHTTEPSQFPTTKNHRHHHHHHYKKLKHFKQKDAFPSSLPIHTKNPRSIYKDIKRFARQDKLKEALTILDYVDQQGIPVNATTFSALIAACIRTKSLQHGREVHVHIRINGFENNEFLRTKLVHMYTSCGALEEAKQIFNELPCNSVYPWNALLRGSVIAGKKHYLDVLKAYTEMRALGVELNVYTFTTVIKSFAGAPALFQGLKAHGLLIKNGLVDSSIIRTSLIDLYFKCGRINLARRVFDEIPSRDVVVWGAMVAGFVHNRLQREALEYVRWMVEEGVEVNSVVVMSVLPAIGEVSEQRLGKEVHAYVVKTKEYYRRVPIQSALIDMYCKCGDMSSARRVFYSSPERNLVCWTALMSGYAWNGRLEQALRSTIWMQQEGFRPDVVTVATVLPVCAQLRALKQGKQVHAYALKHWFLPNASITNSLMVMYSKCGVIEYSERLFDSMEKRTVISWTAMIDSYVENGYHHEALDVIRSMQSSKHRPDSVAIARMLSVCGELKLLKHGKEIHAQLLKKDFAKVPFVSAELINMYGTLGEVNKAKLVFDAVPVKGSMTWTALIRAYGNNELYEGAIALFDRMTSRGSTPTHFTFDAMLSIFDRAGFVDDAYRIFKLMTRYKIEPSKEHFDIMVRLLTHDGQLEKAQKLIQMSSVA; the protein is encoded by the coding sequence ATGGCAGCCTCTCTCTCCCTCCAACTTCACTCGTTCCCTCCAAATCCCACCTCACCTTCGCCATCCTCCAACACCAAAATCACCTTCCAACTCTTCAACTTCAAACCACCACTCCCAAAGAAACCCCACCACACAACAGAGCCGTCCCAATTCCCCACCACCAAGAACCACCgccatcaccatcaccaccactaCAAGAAGCTGAAACATTTCAAACAGAAAGATGCATTTCCATCCTCCTTACCCATCCACACAAAAAATCCACGCTCTATCTACAAAGACATCAAACGATTCGCGCGCCAAGACAAACTCAAAGAAGCACTTACCATTCTCGATTATGTTGACCAACAGGGAATCCCTGTCAATGCCACCACTTTCTCCGCTCTCATCGCCGCCTGCATTCGCACCAAGTCGCTACAACACGGTAGAGAAGTCCACGTCCATATCCGAATCAACGGCTTCGAAAACAACGAGTTTTTGCGAACGAAGCTTGTTCACATGTACACCTCTTGCGGCGCTTTGGAAGAAGCCAAACAAATCTTTAACGAGTTACCCTGTAACAGTGTGTACCCATGGAATGCGTTGTTAAGAGGGTCTGTGATTGCGGGTAAAAAGCACTACCTTGATGTGCTTAAAGCTTATACTGAGATGAGGGCATTGGGTGTTGAGTTGAATGTGTATACTTTCACTACTGTGATCAAGAGTTTCGCCGGTGCACCTGCCCTTTTCCAGGGCCTCAAGGCTCATGGGTTGTTGATCAAGAATGGTTTGGTTGATAGTTCAATTATTAGGACAAGTTTGATTGATTTATACTTCAAGTGTGGGAGGATCAATCTTGCGCGCCGCGTGTTTGACGAAATTCCCAGCAGGGATGTTGTGGTTTGGGGAGCAATGGTGGCGGGTTTTGTGCATAATAGGCTGCAGAGGGAGGCGTTGGAATATGTGAGGTGGATGGTGGAGGAAGGAGTGGAGGTTAATTCAGTTGTGGTGATGTCAGTTCTTCCTGCAATAGGGGAAGTTTCTGAGCAGCGATTGGGCAAAGAGGTCCATGCTTATGTGGTGAAGACGAAGGAGTACTATAGGCGAGTGCCTATTCAGTCTGCCTTGATTGATATGTATTGCAAATGTGGGGATATGAGTTCGGCTAGGCGAGTTTTTTATAGCTCGCCGGAGAGGAATTTGGTTTGTTGGACGGCTTTAATGTCCGGTTATGCTTGGAATGGTAGGTTGGAGCAGGCACTGAGGTCGACTATTTGGATGCAGCAAGAAGGGTTCAGGCCTGATGTTGTGACAGTTGCAACTGTTCTTCCAGTATGTGCTCAGTTGAGGGCTTTGAAACAGGGGAAGCAGGTTCATGCTTATGCTTTGAAGCATTGGTTTTTGCCTAACGCGTCCATAACTAATTCGTTGATGGTAATGTACTCGAAGTGTGGCGTGATTGAATACTCTGAAAGACTATTTGACAGTATGGAGAAAAGGACAGTTATTTCATGGACAGCCATGATTGATTCATATGTAGAAAATGGGTATCATCATGAAGCACTTGATGTGATAAGGTCAATGCAATCATCAAAGCATAGGCCGGACTCAGTTGCAATAGCAAGGATGCTGAGTGTTTGTGGTGAGCTAAAACTTTTGAAGCATGGAAAAGAGATTCATGCACAGCTCTTGAAAAAGGATTTCGCAAAAGTCCCTTTTGTTTCTGCAGAACTTATCAATATGTATGGGACTTTGGGAGAGGTTAATAAGGCAAAGTTGGTATTTGATGCTGTCCCTGTTAAAGGTTCAATGACATGGACTGCTCTTATTAGGGCCTATGGAAATAATGAATTGTATGAAGGTGCAATTGCTCTTTTCGATCGGATGACATCGAGAGGTTCTACTCCGACGCATTTCACTTTTGACGCCATGCTATCTATCTTCGACAGAGCTGGATTTGTTGATGATGCTTATAGGATATTCAAGTTAATGACTAGATATAAAATTGAACCATCTAAAGAACATTTTGATATAATGGTCCGACTACTTACCCATGATGGTCAACTGGAGAAAGCTCAAAAACTTATACAGATGAGTTCTGTTGCATAG
- the LOC112743268 gene encoding transcription termination factor MTEF1, chloroplastic, whose amino-acid sequence MLLSLHLPSPSPSSYHTPSRTFHNKPHYIKFRTSYRQNLRYLQHLTVIPPDSLPDSDTLHRIFATVNLLKSHSLSDSDIPRIAAAAPSLFSPSSAAFSPDNISAVFHFLATDVAASSAESRGLVLRCPHLLLSPHPDLCLRPTLYFLRDEIGLSGLNRPTNRNAHLLNTRVEDLRVRVEFLTEEVGFEYEEAVRALVRVPAIFGYGLESNLRPKFEYLVGEMGRDVEELKKFPHYFGFSLHNKIVPRHLHLKQMGVVGVPLNKMLMWRDERFYAKWK is encoded by the coding sequence ATGCTTCTCTCTTTACACCTGCCTTCACCATCCCCTTCTTCTTACCACACTCCTTCCAGAACCTTCCACAACAAACCCCACTACATCAAGTTCCGTACATCTTACCGCCAAAATCTCCGTTACCTCCAACACCTAACCGTTATCCCGCCCGACTCCCTCCCTGACTCCGACACTCTCCACCGCATATTCGCCACCGTTAACCTCCTCAAATCCCACTCCCTCTCCGACTCCGACATCCCCCGCATCGCCGCTGCTGCACCCTCCCTCTTCTCCCCCTCCTCCGCCGCCTTCTCCCCCGATAACATATCCGCCGTGTTCCACTTCCTCGCCACCGACGTCGCCGCCTCCTCCGCCGAGTCCCGCGGCCTCGTCCTGCGGTGCCCTCACCTACTCCTCTCCCCGCACCCCGACCTCTGCCTCCGCCCAACGCTCTACTTCCTCCGCGACGAGATCGGGCTCTCCGGTCTGAACCGGCCGACGAACAGGAACGCGCATCTGCTGAACACGCGCGTGGAGGATCTGCGCGTGAGGGTGGAGTTTTTGACGGAGGAGGTTGGGTTTGAGTATGAGGAGGCGGTTAGGGCGTTGGTACGGGTACCGGCTATATTCGGTTACGGTTTGGAAAGTAATTTGAGGCCGAAATTTGAGTATTTGGTTGGTGAGATGGGTAGGGATGTTGAAGAACTGAAAAAGTTTCCACACTACTTTGGGTTTAGCTTGCATAACAAAATTGTGCCAAGGCATTTACATTTGAAGCAAATGGGTGTTGTTGGTGTTCCTTTGAATAAGATGCTTATGTGGCGTGATGAAAGATTCTATGCAAAATGGAAGTGA